From one Solanum lycopersicum chromosome 12, SLM_r2.1 genomic stretch:
- the LOC101250968 gene encoding WAT1-related protein At1g09380 isoform X4 → MKKKGSDLLPFIAMVIVQVGYAGSNVVTKLVMDTGMHPFVQTAYRPIFATISIAPFAYFLERKTRPKLTLSVFFQIFLCSIIGLEKLGLKSLAGQAKLIGTIVCVGGAMLLSLYRGPVLIGQLGFHWKYAENTTNDKDINSTHTNFILGPFILIISSITYALWLTIQARVNEKYAAPYSSTLLMFFMASFQCMIISFCVVPKAYEWALNPIRAISVVYNGTVCSSLALYLSSWCIERKGPLYVSMFNPLLLVIAAFLSWILLREKLYLGMTEFQSGYSWL, encoded by the exons atgaagaaaaaaggtaGTGATTTGTTGCCATTTATAGCAATGGTGATTGTACAAGTTGGCTATGCTGGATCAAATGTTGTGACAAAACTAGTCATGGATACTGGTATGCACCCTTTTGTTCAGACAGCATACAGGCCTATATTTGCCACCATTTCAATTGCACCCTTTGCTTACTTCTTGGAgag GAAAACAAGACCAAAGTTGACACTATctgtattttttcaaattttcttgtgTTCCATTATCGG GCTTGAAAAATTGGGACTAAAAAGTTTAGCAGGACAAGCCAAATTGATTGGAACTATCGTGTGTGTTGGAGGGGCTATGTTATTGTCATTGTATCGTGGACCTGTACTGATTGGCCAATTGGGATTTCACTGGAAATATGCTGAAAACACTACTAATGACAAGGATATCAATTCTACCCATACCAATTTCATTTTGGGACCTTTTATACTCATAATCAGCAGTATTACCTATGCATTATGGTTAACCATTCaa GCAAGAGTAAATGAGAAGTATGCAGCTCCATATTCAAGCACCCTTTTGATGTTCTTCATGGCAAGTTTCCAGTGCATGATTATCAGTTTTTGTGTGGTACCAAAAGCTTATGAATGGGCTTTAAATCCCATTAGAGCTATCTCTGTTGTTTATAAT GGAACTGTGTGCTCTTCACTAGCATTATACTTGAGCTCTTGGTGTATAGAAAGGAAAGGTCCTTTATATGTCTCAATGTTCAATCCGTTGTTACTTGTTATTGCTGCCTTTCTTAGTTGGATTCTGCTGAGAGAGAAATTATACCTTGGAAT GActgagtttcaaagtggatattcatggttgtag
- the LOC101250968 gene encoding WAT1-related protein At1g09380 isoform X1: MKKKGSDLLPFIAMVIVQVGYAGSNVVTKLVMDTGMHPFVQTAYRPIFATISIAPFAYFLERKTRPKLTLSVFFQIFLCSIIGVTANQYTFCIGLKYTTPTIVSALDNLIPAFTFLLAILFGLEKLGLKSLAGQAKLIGTIVCVGGAMLLSLYRGPVLIGQLGFHWKYAENTTNDKDINSTHTNFILGPFILIISSITYALWLTIQARVNEKYAAPYSSTLLMFFMASFQCMIISFCVVPKAYEWALNPIRAISVVYNGTVCSSLALYLSSWCIERKGPLYVSMFNPLLLVIAAFLSWILLREKLYLGIVVGSILTVVGLYGFLWGQKKEMEQSKNEIEEEDNKADLELQL; the protein is encoded by the exons atgaagaaaaaaggtaGTGATTTGTTGCCATTTATAGCAATGGTGATTGTACAAGTTGGCTATGCTGGATCAAATGTTGTGACAAAACTAGTCATGGATACTGGTATGCACCCTTTTGTTCAGACAGCATACAGGCCTATATTTGCCACCATTTCAATTGCACCCTTTGCTTACTTCTTGGAgag GAAAACAAGACCAAAGTTGACACTATctgtattttttcaaattttcttgtgTTCCATTATCGG AGTAACTGCAAACCAATATACATTTTGTATTGGGCTAAAATATACTACTCCGACAATTGTTTCCGCCCTCGATAATCTAATCCCAGCATTCACTTTTCTCCTAGCCATTTTATTCGG GCTTGAAAAATTGGGACTAAAAAGTTTAGCAGGACAAGCCAAATTGATTGGAACTATCGTGTGTGTTGGAGGGGCTATGTTATTGTCATTGTATCGTGGACCTGTACTGATTGGCCAATTGGGATTTCACTGGAAATATGCTGAAAACACTACTAATGACAAGGATATCAATTCTACCCATACCAATTTCATTTTGGGACCTTTTATACTCATAATCAGCAGTATTACCTATGCATTATGGTTAACCATTCaa GCAAGAGTAAATGAGAAGTATGCAGCTCCATATTCAAGCACCCTTTTGATGTTCTTCATGGCAAGTTTCCAGTGCATGATTATCAGTTTTTGTGTGGTACCAAAAGCTTATGAATGGGCTTTAAATCCCATTAGAGCTATCTCTGTTGTTTATAAT GGAACTGTGTGCTCTTCACTAGCATTATACTTGAGCTCTTGGTGTATAGAAAGGAAAGGTCCTTTATATGTCTCAATGTTCAATCCGTTGTTACTTGTTATTGCTGCCTTTCTTAGTTGGATTCTGCTGAGAGAGAAATTATACCTTGGAAT AGTGGTGGGGTCAATCTTGACAGTTGTTGGACTCTATGGTTTTCTTTGGGGGCAGAAAAAGGAGATGGAACAAAGTAAAAATGAgatagaggaagaggacaataAGGCTGACTTGGAATTGCagttataa
- the LOC101250968 gene encoding WAT1-related protein At1g09380 isoform X3 gives MKKKGSDLLPFIAMVIVQVGYAGSNVVTKLVMDTGMHPFVQTAYRPIFATISIAPFAYFLERKTRPKLTLSVFFQIFLCSIIGLEKLGLKSLAGQAKLIGTIVCVGGAMLLSLYRGPVLIGQLGFHWKYAENTTNDKDINSTHTNFILGPFILIISSITYALWLTIQARVNEKYAAPYSSTLLMFFMASFQCMIISFCVVPKAYEWALNPIRAISVVYNGTVCSSLALYLSSWCIERKGPLYVSMFNPLLLVIAAFLSWILLREKLYLGIVVGSILTVVGLYGFLWGQKKEMEQSKNEIEEEDNKADLELQL, from the exons atgaagaaaaaaggtaGTGATTTGTTGCCATTTATAGCAATGGTGATTGTACAAGTTGGCTATGCTGGATCAAATGTTGTGACAAAACTAGTCATGGATACTGGTATGCACCCTTTTGTTCAGACAGCATACAGGCCTATATTTGCCACCATTTCAATTGCACCCTTTGCTTACTTCTTGGAgag GAAAACAAGACCAAAGTTGACACTATctgtattttttcaaattttcttgtgTTCCATTATCGG GCTTGAAAAATTGGGACTAAAAAGTTTAGCAGGACAAGCCAAATTGATTGGAACTATCGTGTGTGTTGGAGGGGCTATGTTATTGTCATTGTATCGTGGACCTGTACTGATTGGCCAATTGGGATTTCACTGGAAATATGCTGAAAACACTACTAATGACAAGGATATCAATTCTACCCATACCAATTTCATTTTGGGACCTTTTATACTCATAATCAGCAGTATTACCTATGCATTATGGTTAACCATTCaa GCAAGAGTAAATGAGAAGTATGCAGCTCCATATTCAAGCACCCTTTTGATGTTCTTCATGGCAAGTTTCCAGTGCATGATTATCAGTTTTTGTGTGGTACCAAAAGCTTATGAATGGGCTTTAAATCCCATTAGAGCTATCTCTGTTGTTTATAAT GGAACTGTGTGCTCTTCACTAGCATTATACTTGAGCTCTTGGTGTATAGAAAGGAAAGGTCCTTTATATGTCTCAATGTTCAATCCGTTGTTACTTGTTATTGCTGCCTTTCTTAGTTGGATTCTGCTGAGAGAGAAATTATACCTTGGAAT AGTGGTGGGGTCAATCTTGACAGTTGTTGGACTCTATGGTTTTCTTTGGGGGCAGAAAAAGGAGATGGAACAAAGTAAAAATGAgatagaggaagaggacaataAGGCTGACTTGGAATTGCagttataa
- the LOC101250968 gene encoding WAT1-related protein At1g09380 isoform X2 encodes MKKKGSDLLPFIAMVIVQVGYAGSNVVTKLVMDTGMHPFVQTAYRPIFATISIAPFAYFLERKTRPKLTLSVFFQIFLCSIIGVTANQYTFCIGLKYTTPTIVSALDNLIPAFTFLLAILFGLEKLGLKSLAGQAKLIGTIVCVGGAMLLSLYRGPVLIGQLGFHWKYAENTTNDKDINSTHTNFILGPFILIISSITYALWLTIQARVNEKYAAPYSSTLLMFFMASFQCMIISFCVVPKAYEWALNPIRAISVVYNGTVCSSLALYLSSWCIERKGPLYVSMFNPLLLVIAAFLSWILLREKLYLGMTEFQSGYSWL; translated from the exons atgaagaaaaaaggtaGTGATTTGTTGCCATTTATAGCAATGGTGATTGTACAAGTTGGCTATGCTGGATCAAATGTTGTGACAAAACTAGTCATGGATACTGGTATGCACCCTTTTGTTCAGACAGCATACAGGCCTATATTTGCCACCATTTCAATTGCACCCTTTGCTTACTTCTTGGAgag GAAAACAAGACCAAAGTTGACACTATctgtattttttcaaattttcttgtgTTCCATTATCGG AGTAACTGCAAACCAATATACATTTTGTATTGGGCTAAAATATACTACTCCGACAATTGTTTCCGCCCTCGATAATCTAATCCCAGCATTCACTTTTCTCCTAGCCATTTTATTCGG GCTTGAAAAATTGGGACTAAAAAGTTTAGCAGGACAAGCCAAATTGATTGGAACTATCGTGTGTGTTGGAGGGGCTATGTTATTGTCATTGTATCGTGGACCTGTACTGATTGGCCAATTGGGATTTCACTGGAAATATGCTGAAAACACTACTAATGACAAGGATATCAATTCTACCCATACCAATTTCATTTTGGGACCTTTTATACTCATAATCAGCAGTATTACCTATGCATTATGGTTAACCATTCaa GCAAGAGTAAATGAGAAGTATGCAGCTCCATATTCAAGCACCCTTTTGATGTTCTTCATGGCAAGTTTCCAGTGCATGATTATCAGTTTTTGTGTGGTACCAAAAGCTTATGAATGGGCTTTAAATCCCATTAGAGCTATCTCTGTTGTTTATAAT GGAACTGTGTGCTCTTCACTAGCATTATACTTGAGCTCTTGGTGTATAGAAAGGAAAGGTCCTTTATATGTCTCAATGTTCAATCCGTTGTTACTTGTTATTGCTGCCTTTCTTAGTTGGATTCTGCTGAGAGAGAAATTATACCTTGGAAT GActgagtttcaaagtggatattcatggttgtag